The region GGGTGGGGGCCCCCTTTGCACTCCAGACGTTTTAGACAACGTATAAAACCGGTTCTGGCATAGTTTCAATGACCTGAGCTGTGGAAAAAGTAGCAGCTAGATCCATGTGTGCCTCACAACTAGGCGACTGTTCAAATCACCCCAGAAACAGAGAAGCATACTTCTGACATCTGCAAGTTTTATAGAACAAAAACAGTGTTATTTACAAAACATTTTGTTGTAAGCAGGCTCATGAAACTTGAAAATGAAGTTTAGGATTAGACCAATGTGAGTTTTCAGAGATTTGCCAGCTTTTGGGTCTTAATGGGAATCAGTAGACAGCTACTTGCTGAAGTACCACGGGCAATGCATGCTATTCATAATGTAGAGCAGGAACAacacaactttgcaaaggcaaTATCGATAAATCTTCAGTCTACTTCCATTGGATGGGCAGACTTGTGCTTCTCTGCggttttctggaaaaaaaaaaaaaagtgaacagccTTAACAAACACACTGCGTCTCATAGCAGAGTAATAACCAAGAGCAAACTTTTGTACGTACCTCAAAAACCTTCAGAATATGTTCACTCATCTCGTGAAGGTCTTGCAAGCCTTTCTTCAGTGCCTCTACTGCTGTTGTATCTGGTTTAACAACAAAAGTAGTTCAGAGTAAATGCTGAAGCGCTTTAAGAGATTACAGACACCGAATTTTAGCTGCGTGATTACTTATTTCAATTGATATGTTAGACATTAAAATACATGGGTCACAGTGTGGTAATCGCCTGTgaccattaaataatttataactgaatttcttctttaTGCCGCTTCAGTTTCATCAACTGATTGATGGctgtgtagttggtgtttaggcaACGTGAGGaacgaaaaaaactgcagtataatcgcTGATACGCAGATGCAGTTCACTACACACTACAACACTTAAGCCACCCTGcatcaagagctggaatgacactGAATGACATATAAGCAGTTATAATGTAGTTTTTTTAAGCCTCAAGTGACGCAAACACTGAACCACACGTCACGGGCATCGTTTCGTTGATGGAACCGAAGCAGCATAAAGAAGAAATTCAAATTTAATTCAACAGGCAAGCAAAAAATTGCCTTCAAAACTCCTTTAACCCAGACTACGAACATACATTTTTATCTATTGACTGCTGAAACTGAGAGAAAGTATAAAACACACACCATAGGTTTCTATCCGGAGGTGCACCTTCCGCTCGGAGGGATGCGGGATGGCATAACCACAAAACTTCACTTGAGGACTGAAAAAGGCGTGCCTTTATTAAGCTGGGGAACACGGATGTGCGACGGAGAAAAATGAAAGGCACTTACTTTTTCATTATTATGTAACGAAGTGCATTTCCTAACGTATGATCCTGGTCATCCAGAAGAAATGTCCGGCATTTTTCGTTTTCCTCTGGCGACTTGATCTGCAATGGAAAACATTACAGTCCTAATTCCCCGTGGTTTCACAACTGTCTGATGTCACCCTGCCACGTGCGCTTCATACAATACACAGAAAATTAAACACACCCAAAACACGCGTGACGCTAGAAAAAGTTGACCATGGTGTCGTCTGATCAGCAGATTACTCCATTCATTTCAAACAACTGATGAAACTGGCGAGAGATCCATTATTGCGAAGTTGTTGCGGTACGGCACATTTGCAAGCAAAATTCGTGAAAGTTGGTCTATTTGGTCGAGTAAAATTTACCTAGTAAAAAGCGGCAGGTGAGGTGGGCCATTAAACAAGCGAAATTATATTATCATGAAGAGAAATGTAACCAGCTGATGAGAAAGAACAGCACCGTGTAAACAAAATCGCGGCACACACACCGGCCGTGCTACACAGGTGAATGAAGCTCAAGCTCTGGCAGTCGAAGGGCAATGCTCATTCAACTATAAACTACGGCTATAGTTTTTATATCTGAAATGGCACTTGCAGTGTATGGAATGCCAAACAAACGTGGAATTGTGGAAAATTCTTACCACTTTCAAATACCCGACCATGTTTGTTTACAGCGCACACGTGGGTGACTTCGGCCGAAGCCGGATTATCGGATTGTCATATTTTGGCTGTAGCCAAACTTTTCTTGCAACAGTCAATAAAAAAAACTCGAAAATCAAGCCAactttttatttattgttatatTGAGTAGTAAGTAATACATAGTTTCTGCAAAAATTATTTTAACTTTAGTAAATCTAAATAATTTACTTTTAGTAGGAGTTAGAAGCCACAGCCGGCCAGCGGATCGTCTTGCTTTCAATCCAACATGGAGCCTGCCGAGTTGGAGAAGTACTCGAAACACGTGGAAAAAGCTGTACGTTTTTACTACTTTCGTCCAGTTACATCAGCTATGCCGGCCTCTGAACATTATTCAGTCCTCCGGTATTCATTCTAGGTCACCTGTTAGTACTTTGGTAATTTACTTACTTTTATCGGTGCCTGCAGGGGATTGGACGTAGTGTTTGTTTTGTTGGTTACCTACGCATAGTGTGGTTAATGTGATGCAAGCTTGCGAATTATAAGCTTTACTTTCAATGAAGAAAGCTGCAAGTCGTAGAACAGTGGCCGCAACTTATAAACACCGAAAAATTCACGCAGGAAGCCGAGGCAGAGGCGATCGCGCTCGAGATAAAGAAACTTCAGGATGCTGACGGTCTCGTCGATGACATCTCTGCCTGTCCTGAATTGGCTGCTCTTCGATCTGAAAATGCCAAGCTCAAGTACAGGCTGCAAATACTCAAGAGGGTAAGTTACTGAGATTTCACGCTTCGGGATGTGGGCGTCTGTGGTTTCGCTTCTCTCTTGGGGAGCAGTCGGCCTTTTAAGGCGTTGCTTGATATTCCCAGCTTAGCATGCCAATTAAGACAACGCTAATTGCTCTTTCACGCCAAATGCTGGGTTATTCGTGCGGCCAGTCGATATTGAAAAGATCTTGGTGGTGCGACGTTTCTAAAATAAGAAACTGAAGGGAATTCTTGCAGTGATTATATTTTCAGCGTTGCGGCCACTTTCTGCCTTATCGTATATTAAATTTGTACAGGCAGCGACGGTACAAGAGAGTGCTGTCACGCTGTCTGCCCCAAAGAGAAGCAGACAAGATGTAATCATGGTGGCCGCACCGTGTTGTGGGAGGATGCGTTACCCTGACGTGCTTCTGCAGAGCGTTGAAGAGGAGGAGGCCAAAGGACGAAAATTTATGGAAAGCCCCCGGGACACCTTGGTGAAGCTGTTTGTTCACGCTGTCGGAACTGCTTTTCCCGATGTCGAAGACCCCCTTGTGCCTGTACTGCCGAGCAGCAATGAGAAGTTCGGCGACTACCAGTGCAACGCCGCGATGCCGCTGTCACAGGTAGGTATTGGCCATCCTTCTGGGCAGATTAGTTCTGTTTTTATGCACAAAGCTACACCGGCTTCTGCTAGTGACGCAAAGTGCAGGCAGGAAAGGGCAGACGTCTGTTTTCTGTGTGACGTGAGCCAAGCTTGTGTCGTTTCCCATTCATTATCCATTTCATTGGACATGCTTGTACTGCACATTTAATACTGTCGCATACACCACAGCAAGCTTAATTTTGCTATTTTTGCACAATAGCTACCTGGATATAATTGTAGCTCGGGTGTTCCAATTTACCATTCTTTGGCAAAAATTGGTGTACTAGGTGCAAGGTTGTTCTGAACAGCTGTCATACTTTTTAGTGCTATTTGAGCCAGAATATTACATTTAGCAGCATGTAGGTAAAGGCAGTTTTAATTATGAATTATTTCTAAATCTTGGGTGGAAGAATTTCCGGAGACACTGGGCATGATATGTTGGACTGTTCTTGTGCAGGTGTTActggtcagaaaaaaatgtgcactTGCTATGCTTAAGTGAACTGTTTTGTCAGGCTTTCCAACGAGAGGTTGAAATTGTGTGTGCCTTTTTTGCGTCCCAATTTCTCTTTGTCCACCAGCTTTATACCTTTGTAAGATTTCTGCAGTGTAAAATGTCTGTACACCTGTCAAGGGGTGCGCTTGTTCATCGAATTTGTCTTCTTTGATCAATATAAATCAAGTGTGGTGATTAGAGCAAAGTGCAGTGGCCTTGAATGGCAGAACTGGTGCAGTAAAACATTTTCAGTGGAAAATGGTTACTGAAAGTGTAGCTCATTTGCTGCTTTAGGCACTGAAGAAGGCAGGCAAGCCCATGCCACCCATTGAAGTGGCCAAGCGCATCTTAGCAGAGCTTCCTGCAAGTGAAGTGATTGGCGAGACATCACTGGCTGGGCCT is a window of Amblyomma americanum isolate KBUSLIRL-KWMA chromosome 4, ASM5285725v1, whole genome shotgun sequence DNA encoding:
- the Polr1D gene encoding RNA polymerases I and III subunit AC2 l(2)37Cg, producing the protein MVGYLKVIKSPEENEKCRTFLLDDQDHTLGNALRYIIMKNPQVKFCGYAIPHPSERKVHLRIETYDTTAVEALKKGLQDLHEMSEHILKVFEKTAEKHKSAHPMEVD